The window GCGATTTCGTCCACCGAGGGTGCATAGGCTTCGGCGATGCCGCCCAGCTTCAGACGCTTGGCCTCGCTGGCTGCCACGTCGGCGGACGCATCGACGAACATCCGCTGGATGAGCCGTTCCGACGGCGAGAGCGAACGCCCCTTGATCGTGTTCTCGAAGACGATGTTGTAGAGATCGTTCATATACTCCTGCGGGGTGTAGGGGTTGTCCGAGATGTGCGACGAGAGCATGACGTTCTTATAATAGGTGAAGAACGCACGGCAGAAGTTGAAGCGCAGGATGGACGAGAGGTCCACGTGCAGCGGCAGTTTCTCGGTCAGCGCGGGTTGTTCGAGCCACGACGAGTCCTTCATCTGCGCGAGCACCCATTTCAGCGCGGCGCGCTGGCGCTCTTTCGGCACGGCGACGGCCTGGGGGCCTCCGGGGGTGTTGCTGTTCACCTGTTTGAGGTAGATGCCGCCCACGTTGAGCATCGCGGCATTGACGTAGCGGGCGAACTGTCCGGCGATCGCTTCGTAGAGCCGGATGCGCTTCGTCAGGTCGGGGTCCTCCTCGTCGGGAATCCACTCCTCCATGTGCGAGAGGATGTATTTCAGGTTGGCGATGCCGTAGTCGCCGGCCTTCATGGCGTCGTCGCCGAGATCCTCCTCCAGGGCGGTCGGGTCGTAGCGTGCGATGAGCTGCTGACGGCCGTAGCGGTAGATCGGATCGCCGACCTTTTCGTCGATCCATCCGCGGATGGTTTTCTCTTCGTCGAACATGTCTTTCTTGTCGGGCAGCGGCGTGTAGGCGTACTTGATGACGTATTCGTCGTAGGGGCCGAGGTCCGGCGGAGTCACCTTCACGCCCCGGTCGCCGGGCTGCGCCACGTAGTTGAAACGCGCGTAGTCCATGATCGAGGGCGTGGTGCCGTGCTTCTGCGTGAACGAGGCGCTGCGCAGCGAATCCACGGGGAATGCGCTCGAGGCCGCCATGTTGTGCATCAGGCCCAGCGTGTGTCCGATCTCATGGGCGAGGATGTATTCCAGCGTTTCCTGGAAAACGTCGTCGGGGAGCTCCTTGCCGCGCACGCGCTCGTCTACCTGCGAGGTCTGCACGAAGCGCCACGTGTTGGCCAGCCGCACCACGTCGTTGTACATCAGCACCGAGGCATTGATGATCTCGCCCGAGCGCGGATCGACCCACGAGGGTCCCATGGCGTTGGCCACGGCTGCCGGGACATAGCGGATGCAGGAGTATTTCAGGTTGTCGGGGTCGAATTCGGGATCGTCTTTCGGGAAGTCCTCGATGTGCATGACGTTCTTGAATCCGATCTTCTCGAACGCCTTGTTCCAGCGCAGGACGCCGCGGCGGATCGGGTCGCGCCACAGCGCGGGGAATGCGTCGTCGAGGTAGAAGACGATGGGTTTGACCGGTTCCACGAGTTCGCCGCGTTTCCATGCCTCCACGTCCTTGGGCTGGAGGTCCCAGCGGTTGATGACCGAGAAGTCCTCGATGGTCTCTTTCTTGCCGTCGATGCGCGACAGGCCGGTCAGGAAGATGCCGATCCGGTCATCGGCCAGACGCGGCCGCATCGCCTCCTCGGGCAGCAGCAGGATCGTGCGCGTCACCTTCATGGTCATCGGCTCGTCCTTCTTGAGCGATACCAGACCCAGCAGGCTGGCCGATACCGAGTAGGAGAGGTACGATTTGATCGTGACGTTGTCCTCGAACGCCTTGATCTGGTCGATGGCCGAGCCTTCGCTCTTGAACTTTCCGGTGATGCTGATCAGGCCGTTGTTGCTGTTGCTCATGGGAGCCAGCTGGGCGTTGTCCCCGGCGAAGAACTTGGTCATATCGACGACCAGCGCCGAACTGTCGCGGTTGTAGCAGACGAAACTGAACGACGTGATGATGGCGGGCAGCGAACTGCGGCTGATGGCCTTGGCCATGTGGGGGTCGTTCTTGTCGTAGAGCGGGGGCACGGGGGCTTCGGAGAGGTAGAGCGTGGTGTCGATCCGCGTGAACTTGACGTGGATGGGGTCCTTCGGTTTGTAGCCGATGGTTCCCAGATTGGTGTCGCTGGCTTCGGAGATGGTCGAAGCGATGAGCATCTCGCGGCCGATCGTTTCGAGGGGAACTTCGGCGTAGAGTTTGCCTTTGAGCTTGTGCAGTGTCAGAAAGGGTCCCTTGGCCGTTACGCACGACTTGTCGTTGACAAACATCTTGGTGTATTTGTCGGTTTTCGGTTTGGCGACCTCCTCTGTCTTCGTCTTTTTCTTTTTGGATTTTGATTTGGAGGCCGCCGCTCCTGACGCAGGGAGCGCGAGCAGTCCTGCCGTGAGCAGCAGGATACAGAATTTGGAAAGTGAACGCATATAAATAAATTTGGGCATTTATTGGTTTTCTATAAGCAAATCGTGTCTTTGTGTTTCGATTTATCGGGAAAAAGTCGTTTCGCGTTGCAATTCGTTTACGGCGATCAGAGGGCTGACGGACAAATATATTGAAAACGATTCGATTTTGCAATACGCGAACGGACCGAAACGATTATTTTACGGACGGACGGTGCGATGAAACGGATGTCGGGACAGAGGTTTGCTCCGGCTTGATCCGCCGCAACGGAATCCATCGGCGTCAGAACGGTTGTGGCCGTATTTTTGCACCGGCCGGATGCCGCTTTTGCGGTCGGCAAGGCGGTTGCAGGAAAAGTGACTATCTTTGCCGACGGAACAAACGAATCGAGTCGAAATAATTTATGGGCCGGAAAACCGTATCTGATCTGTTAACGGGTCTCGCAGTCGTCTTTACTGCGTTGTTGCTGGTCGCAGCCGTTCTGAGCTGGCGCGCGTCGTTCGTCTCGCCCGAAGCCGGGAATTTCTGGGCTTCGATCGGGTTGCTGATGCCCGTCATCCTGCTGCTGAACCTCGCGGCGCTCGTCTGGTGGCTGTTGCTCCGCCGGTGGGGCGTGGCGCTGATGCCCGTCGCGGCGCTGGCGCTCAACCTGGGCTACGTGTCGGCCATGATCCAGCTGCCCGATTTCGACGACGAAGGGCCCCATGACATCCGCGTGGCGACGCTCAATGCCTACGGGTTCCGCCGTCTCGGGCCCACCTCCGTCACCGCCCGCGCCATCGCGTCGATGATGAACCGCGAGCATATCGACGTGGCGTGCTTTCAGGAGTTCATCGACGACCGGGCCTTTCCGCCCGACAGCATCGCCCGGCTTTTCGCTCCGCAGATGCCCTATTTCGTTTACCGGGCCGGTCAGGCCGTTCTGAGCCGTTTCCCGATCGTGGACCATCGCTACGTCCGCTTTCCCGACTCGGGCAACGACTATTTGCAGGCCGACGTGAAGGTCGGCGACGACACGGTGCGCATCTTTTCGGTGCACTTGCAGACATCGGGCATTTCGGGCCTCCGGCAGCGTTTCCGCAAGGATCACGGCCGCGACGTTCCGGTCGAGCGCGTGATCGGCGAATTGGAGCGCAACAGCCGTATCCGGGCGCAGCAGGTCCGCGAGATCCGTGCGGTGATCGACTCCACGCACTACCCGGTCATCGTGGCCGGGGATTTCAACGACACCCCTTCGTCCTATACCTACCGCCGGCTGAAGGGCGACATGACCGACGGATTCCGGGCTGTCGGCAACGGATTCGGCGGCACGTTCCGTTATCTGGGCGGCGTGCTGCGGATCGACTATATCTTCTATGACGACCGGTTTGCGGGCGTGGGTTACTACATGCCGCAGGACGATGTGAGCGACCACAAGGCCGTCGTCGCCGAACTGCGGTTCCGGCGGATATGACGATTCCGTTCAGTGAGCCATGCAAAAACGGTCTGTTTCGGCATGCTTCTGTCGCCGGGCTGATTATTTTCGATTTTTTTTGGTATTTTTGTACGGATCTTCCCGTTTCATGCGCTTGTTTCCGAGTGCTTTCTTCGGGCGGAAGGCTCCGGATACGGAGCGCGTCTCCGCCTGCGGGGTAAAATTGAATTTATGAACCGAAACAACGTGATCAAGCCGGGCTGGGGGCTGTTGTGCCTCTGCATGCTGTTGGCGCCCCTGTTCGTACGTTCGCAGGAGACGCCGGAACGCGAATGTATACTGATCGTCTCGTCGTATAATCCCGATACGCGCCGCATGGCGAGGTTCATCACCGAATTCGAGCAGCAGATACTGGCTTTGGGCATCCCGTGCGACATCTGTATCGAGACGCTCGAATGCAAGGGAATTGCCGATGCCGCACTGTGGATGTCGCTGATCGACAACATGATCACCCGCTACGAGAGCCGTTCGCTGCGGGCCGTCGTGCTGTTGGGGCAGGAGGCGTGGGCCTCGTTCGTGTCGCTGGGCCGCATTCCCGAAGGGGTCATGTGCTTCTGCGGGTTCGTCAGTTCGAACGGCGTGATGCTTCCGCCGCCGCCCGATTCGTTGCAGACGTGGAAGCCCCGTTCGGTCGAGTATCAGGGCATGACCGACAGTCTGAAAACGGTGGGCGGCATGCTCAACCGATACAATATCCGCCGAAATGTTGAACTGATCCGCTCGCTGTATCCCCAGGTGGAGAACATCGCTCTCGTCACGGACAACACCTACGGCGGCATCTCGTTGCAGGCTCTCGTGCGCGAGGAGTGGAAGCACTATCCCGACCTCAATCTGATCCTCGTGGACAGCCGCCAGGGCGAGGAGGCGGTGCACGAGGCTTATGCGTCGCTGCCGCCCCGTTCGGCCGTGATGCTCGGCACGTGGCGCGTGGGTTGCGACGGGGAGTATCTCATGCAGCGTTCGCTGATCGAGCTGGTCCAGAGCAATCCCCGCATCCCGGTCTTCTCGATCACCCGTACGTGCATCGGCGACGTGGCCATCGGCGGTTACGTTCCCGAGTATGAGAGCGGCGCTCCGCTGATCGCCACCCAGATCAAGAAGTACTACGATACGGGCAGGATCGACGACGTGCATTTCCATACCAGCAAGAATGTCTACCTCTTCGATTCGCGCAAGCTCAAAGAGTGGAAGATCGCCGAATACGCCCTTCCGAAGGGCAGCGTCGTGGAGGATACGATAGCCGCCAAGCTCTCGAAATACTCCCATTACATCGAACTGCTCATGCTGGGCATCCTGTTGCTGGTCCTGCTGCTGCTGTTCGTGACGTGGCTGCTGCTGCGTGTGCAGCGGCTCAAACGGACGCTCGAAGAGCGCGAAGGGCAGCTGGTCGTCGCCCGGGAGAGGGCCGAGGAGTCGGACATGCTCAAATCGGCGTTCCTGGCCAACATGAGCCACGAGATCCGCACGCCGCTCAACGCCATCGTGGGCTTCTCGTCGCTCATGCAGAGCGAGGAGTTGTCGCAGGAGGAGCGCGCCGAATACTGCGACATCGTGGTGAACAACTCCGAGATGTTGCTCACGCTGTTGAACGACATTCTCGACATTTCGTCGCTCGAATGCGGCAAGATACGGTTCAACTACGCCTCGGAGGAGATCGTGCAGATCTGCCAGCACGCGCTGATGACCACGGCCCATACACGTCAGGAGGGGGTCGAGGGGCGTTTCGAATGCGCCGTCGATTCGTTCATGCTGACCACCGACGCCCATCGTCTGTCTCAGATTCTGATCAACCTGCTGACCAACGCCGGAAAATTCACCTCCGAAGGCAGCATCACGCTGGGCGTCGAGATCGACAAGGAGCACGGCGAGGTGCTTTTCTCGGTGACCGATACCGGTCCGGGCATCCCGCCCGACAAGCAGGAGATGGTCTTCAACCGTTTCGAGAAGCTCGAGGGCAACAAGAAGAAGGGTACGGGTCTGGGTTTGGCCATCTGCCGTCAGATCGCCGTGATCATCGGGGGCCGCATCTGGGTAGACCCGACCTATACGGGCGGTGCGCGTTTCATCTTCGCTCATCCCCTCGACATCGGCACCGGTCGGAAGGGCCGGAAGGGCAAATAGTTTCGGCGGATTGCCCCGCGCGTTTGGCTGCGATTTCTCTTTCGGCTCTCCGAGCGTAAAAAAGGACAGGCTTGGACCAAAGGGCTGATTGACCCTTTGCACAAGCCTGTCCCTTAGCAATCAATAGATGTCGATGTCGTAGTTATCCGTTACGGTCACCCCGAATATTGTCGTACCGGCAGGAATATCTACTTTTTCACCTTTCAGACACAAAAAGAAAAATCCTCCGAATGGTAAAAATGTAAGACCTAAACCGACGCCTAACCCAATGGCGGCTCCTTGTCGATTCTCTCCGTCTTGCTCAATACCGCCGGACAATGAAATGATTTGACCGTCAACGGCAGTAGTCGATATACACCCGATTTGTAAATAGCCAGGTTTACCGAGCCCTTTTGCCTTTCTTTTATTTACCGACAGAATGACAGGAGTTCCGCGAGTAATAACGGGCTCTCCCGCAATGGTTAAATCGCTTACCACTTCTGCCCTGATGGGAGTATTCCGATTGCTGTTTGCCGAGGTGCTCAAACGTACAATGACAGAGGTGCCCCGTCTTAAAGGTACGGCGAAAGATAGACCGGTAAACAAACATCCAATAAGAAATAAAACAATTATTTTCTTCATAATAGAAAGCCATAACCTGATTATCAGGTTATGGCTTGAGAAAATGATTATTCGGTAAACTCGACAACTTGGCCATAAGTTGTAACAACGGTTTTCCAGTAGAACGGAGCTACACCACGTTGTTTTACCTCGGTAGTAGTATTGATGATGGCTTGCGAGCCGCTCAGTTTGGCATTCTTCACCATATCGGCATAAGCATTTGCACGAATGGCTTTCCCGGAAATACCGCCAATACCGAATACGCGTCCGATCTTTGCAGAGCCTTCCACTGTACCGATTACTCGATAATTCTTCTGTGCCAGCTCGACGTTGGTTTGCGTTACGTTTCGATTAGACATCAGGTGTGCAGAGGTTGCACAACTCGTCATTAGACCCATGGCTGCAATAGCAGCTACAAATGAGAGTTTTTTCATAAAATGAAAATTTTAGGTTGTCGCTCCAGCACCACCGCGACGGTTAATTTTTTGATTTGGATAAACAGAAAGCGTGGTGCCGAAAACTTATTTAGTTGATGAGGTCGTAGGAAACCTTGTAGATAAATAAGCAACAGCCCCACGCCTATATCCACAGTCGGATATGACGCGGCAAGATGTTCGCTTATTCTCTCTACTCGATTAGAATTTCCTACGTTCCATCAACGAGAACAAGCTACACTTTCCGTGTATTCAATATGTTACCGCAAAAGTAACGATATTCATGGAAAATGCAAAACATCTTTCCGATTTCTCGGTGCTGTTGCCATTATTATGCCACAAAGTTCTCAAAAACAAAGTTTTCATGCAATAGGCGAACCTATGGAATCACAACTTTGTTTTTTATAGATTGAGGAAAAATATGAGACCGGGGTTGATTTCACTTGCATGCTGTGCAAGCAGTCGGAAGTAGCGATCCGGAGACAACAAAGAGTACAATAAAGCCTCGTAAATCACCGTTTCAGCCTTGTCTTTCCTCGCCGAACGGCATAAAAAAAGAGATTACAAAAACTGTAATCTCTTGATTGTTAGAGCCGAAACCGAGATTTGAACTCGGGACCCCTTCATTACGAGTGAAGTGCTCTACCGCTGAGCTATTTCGGCCTTCCGGGAACCCGAAGGTTCTCTTTGGGACTGCAAATATCTGAAAAAAATATTTTTCTCGCAACAATTTTACGAAAATTCTCTCTTTTCTTGCTATATTCGCGTCAAAACTGCCCCGAAACTGCATTATGACTACTTTTTTGGTGTGCCTTGCACTGCTGGTTGCCGCCTATTTTACCTACGGACGCTATCTGGAACGGCTCGTCGATATTGATCCGGCGGCCGAAACTCCCTGTAAACGACTTTATGACGGTGTGGATTACGTGCCCCTGCCGCGTTGGCGCATATTCCTGATCCAGCTGTTGAATATCGCGGGCCTCGGCCCGATCTTCGGTGCGGTGCTCGGTGCCGCCTATGGCCCCGTGGCGTTTCTGTGGATCACCTTCGGAGGCATTTTCATGGGCGCGGCGCACGATTTCATCGCTGGGGTCATCTCGCTCCGCCACGACGGCGCGAGCCTGCCCGAAACCGCAGGCCACTATCTCGGCAGCGGGATGAAGGTCGTCATGCGCCTCTTTTCCGCGGGGCTGATGATCCTCGTGGGGGCCGTGTTCCTCTCGCAGCCCGCGTCGCTCATCGCCAACCGGCTCGACGTTCCGGCGCTCGAAGGCATTGCGTTCGGGAATTTCTCGTGGCTGTTGCTCATCATCCTGGGCGTCATCCTCGTCTATTACATCGCTGCTACGCTGCTGCCCGTGGACAAGATCATCGGCCGCATCTACCCCGTTTTCGGTTTCGCGCTGCTGTTCATGGCCCTCGGTATCCTCGTGGTGTTGCTTTTCGGCGGTGAATACACCATTCCGGAGTTCACCTCTTTCGAAAACTGCATAGCCGATGCGAAGAACTTCCCGATCGTACCGATGCTCTTCACGACCATCGCCTGCGGGGCCATCTCGGGATTCCATGCCACGCAGTCGCCGCTGATGGCCCGCTGCATGCGCAGCGAAAGCGAGAGCCGTTCGGTCTTCTACGGCGCCATGATCTCCGAGTCGATCATCGCCCTTATCTGGGCCGCCATCGCTATGGCTTTCTGGGGTAATGTCGAGGGGTTGAATAACGCCATCGCCGAATACGGCGGGCAGGCCGCCGTGCTGGTCGATGTGATCGCCAACAAGACGCTGGGTCCGGTGCTCGCGGCGTTCGTCATCCTCGGCGTCGTGGCCTGCGCCATCACTTCGGGCGATACGGCTTTCCGTTCGGCGCGGCTGATCGTCGCCGATTTCATGGGGGTAGAACAGCGTTCGCTGCGCAAGCGTATCTACATCTGCATCCCGCTGTTCGCGCTGGGGCTGCTCATCATCTTCGGCCTGCCGTTCCAGACCATGTGGAGCTATTTCGCGTGGATGAACCAGACCCTCGCGGCCGTGACGCTCTGGATGATCGTCGCCTACCTGCGCCGTCGCGGGCGCACCGTTTGGCCGGGGTTGATTCCGGCGCTCCTTATGACTTATGTCTGCGCCAGCTATATCTTCGTTTCGCCGCTGATGTTCGGCATGCAGAACCGCACGGCGGCCTATCTGCTGGGCGGTGCGGTGACGCTGGCGGTCCTTGTCGCAATGATCTTCAAACTCCGGAACAACGATGCAGAAAGCCTCTCTTAACCCTACGCCCGACCAGACCTTCGAGGTGGTCGGCGAGGGACCCTATAATTTTGTCAAGATCCTCGCTCGGAGCCGCGAAATGCAAGCCGCCGGCGATGTTCAGGAAGCCTGCAACGAGCGTTTCCAGGCATTCCAGCGCCTTGCGGAGCTGATTCCCGAGGACGAGGAGGTCAACCTCGAGTGGAACCACCGCAATTCGCGTGCGGCGCTGGAGTTGATCCACGCCTCGGCCATCGACCACTTTCTGATCAACGATTTCGAACTCTCGGCGGCATTGTTGGAGATGTTGTTGGAGCTCGACCCTGAGGACCATCTGGAGGGTAGCGAACTGCTGGCTTTCGATTACCTGGCTATGGACGAACAGGAGCTTTTCGACGAGGTCGTCAACGACATTTCGGACAAGTATCCGGGACGCGGCATCCTGTTGCTGTGGTCGGCTTACCGCCGCGACGGCCGGTTGCCCGAGGGGGAGTTGCAGCACTTCCGCACGCGCTTCGCTCCGTGGTTCGCCGAGTTCACGGCCGACGAGCACCCGGCCGACGACACTTACCTGCGCGACATCGAGGGCGAGCACCCTTCGTCTGCGGCGCAGGCCCGCGAATTGTGGCTTCGGACCGAGAATCTCTGGGTCCTCTGGCCGGGATTCATCGACGCCCTGCGGGCCGCAAAATGACAAAGGCTGCCCGGCTAAGAGCCGGGTTTTCAGAGCGACGGAAGATTCGAGGCGTTTACGACCCGGTTTTGCGCTACCTCACTTTTAAGAGCAGTTTTTTGTTCATACAGCGGGACTGGGACCTATGCTTTCCCGTTATTCGTCAGTTTGTTGAAGCAGTGGCGACAGATCGCTTCGTAGGAGTCCTGCGCGCCCAGCATCACCTGCTTCTCGTCGCTGGTGAGACGGTGCGAATGGTGGGCGAGGTTGCCGCAGCGCACGCAGATGGCGTGCACCTTGGTGACGTACTCCGCCGTGGCCATCAGCGCCGGCATCGGGCCGAAGGGTTTTCCTGTGTAGTCCATGTCGAGTCCCGCGACGATCACCCGCACGCCGTTATTGGCCAGCTGGCGGCATACGTCTACGATGCTGTCGTCGAAGAACTGCGCTTCGTCGATCCCCACCACATCGACGTCGGAGGTCATCAGCAGGATGTTCTGCGGCGATTCGACCGGCGTGGAGCGGATGGCGTTCGCATCGTGCGACACGACCTCCTCCTCGGAGTAGCGCACGTCGATGCGGGGTTTGAAGATCTCGACCCGCTGGTGGGCGAGTTTGGCCCGTTTGAGGCGGCGGATCAGCTCTTCGGTCTTTCCCGAGAACATCGAGCCGCAGATAACTTCGATCCAGCCTTTGCGGCTGGCGTTTTCCAAAAACATAAGCTGTAAGAATCCTTTATTTATAATCCTCCCGTTTTAAGGGAGTCGCATTCGTCCACGCGGGTGATCCGGGCTCCGAGGGCGTTCAGGCGTGCGTCGATGTCCTTGTATCCGCGGTCGATCTGGTCGATGTTCTGGATCGTCGAGACTCCTTCGGCCGACATGGCTGCGATCAGCAGCGCCACGCCCGCACGGATGTCGGGCGAGGTCATGCGCGTGGCCCGGAGGCGCATCTGATGGTCGTGGCCGATGACCGTGGCGCGGTGGGGGTCGCACAGGATGATCTGCGCCCCCATGTCGATCAGCTTATCGACGAAGAACAGGCGGCTTTCGAACATCTTCTGGTGGATCAGCACGGCGCCCTTGGCCTGCGTGGCCACCACCAGGAAGATCGACAGCAGGTCGGGCGTCAGTCCCGGCCACGGGGCGTCGGCGATGTTCATGATCGACCCGTCGAGGAACGTCTCGATGCTGTAATGGTCCTGCTGGGGGATGTAGATGTCGTCGCCCCGCTGTTCGAACCGGATGCCCATGCGGGCGAACTGCGCGGGGATGATGCCGAGATTCTCGAACGACACGTTGCGGATCGTCAGTTCCGAGCGGTTCATCGCGGCCATGCCGATGAAACTGCCCACCTCGATCATGTCGGGCAGCAGCGTATGTTCCGTGCCGCCCAGTTCGCCGACGCCCTCGATCGTGAGCAGGTTCGAGGCGATGCCCGAGATGCGGGCGCCCATGCGGTTGAGCATCTTGCACAGCTGCTGGATGTAGGGTTCGCACGCGGCGTTGTAGATCGTCGTGAATCCCCGGGCCATCACGGCGGCCATGATGATGTTGGCCGTACCCGTCACCGAGGCTTCGTCCAGCAGCATGTAGGTTCCCCGCAACTCCCGGCCCTCGACCATGAAGAACTCGTCGGCAACGTCGAAGTTGAATTTCGCGCCGAGTTTCTGGAATCCGATGAAATGGGTGTCGAGCCTGCGGCGGCCGATCTTGTCGCCGCCCGGCTTGGGGATGTATCCCACGCCGAAGCGCGCCAGCATCGGGCCGATCAGCATGACCGAACCCCGCAGGCGGGTGCAGCGCTGGCGGTAGTCGTCCGACTGGAGGTATTCGAAGTCGATGTCTCGGGCGCAGAAGGCATAGGCATCCTCCGCGAGTTGTTCGACGACGACGCCCATGCGCCGCAGCAGTTCGATGAGCTGCATGACATCGAGAATCCGGGGAATGTTCCGCACGACGACCCGCTGGGGGGTCAGCAGCGTGGCGCAGAGTATTTGCAGGGCTTCGTTCTTGGCGCCCTGGGGCGTGATCGCTCCGTGGAGACGGTGTCCGCCTTCGACTTTGAATATGGCCATAAGTTAGAGTATCGTTACGAGTCCAAAGGTAGTAAAAAGCCGGGAGGATGCAAAACAAAATTGCGGGCGGTCCGGCAAAACGTTCCGACTTCCTGAAAGTGCCGTTACGGCACCGAAGTTCGTGAGATTTCGGGCTTTTTGTCCGGCTTTTCGAAATATTTTCGTGAAAAACTTTTGCGGATAACTTTTTTGTTGTACTTTTGCAATCCGTAAAAATGTCTGAAACAATAAAAACTATATAGCTATGGCAATGAAGAGAACATACCAGCCTTCGCGTCGCAAGCGTATCAACAAGCACGGTTTCCGCGCTCGTATGGCTACGGCCAATGGTCGCAAGGTGCTGGCTGCGCGCCGCGCAAAGGGTCGCAAGAAGCTGACCGTATCGGACGAATCGACGTTCAAGTACGCTTAGTTTCTCTGCGGAGAAGAATTGAGGCCGGCTCTATTAAGGGCCGGCCTTCTTTCATTTCCGGTTTTACAGGGCACCTTTCGTACTTCGTTCGCGGGACGAAACAGTCACAATACTTCTGTATGCTCCTGTTTCGTCCCGCTTCCCGAAGCACAAAATTTGTCCCTCTGAAATCAAAAATTGGATTTTGTTCATGCTTACCATCCGACAAGCTTCCGAAACCGATTGCCCGCTGATCCGCCGCATGGCGGAAGAGGCATTTCCGGCCACCTACCGCGAGATTCTGACCCCCGCGCAGCTGGACTATATGATGGAGTGGATGTACTCCGACGCGAGCCTGCGGGAGCAGTTCCGTGCGGGCCACGTCTGGTTCATCGCCTCGTCCGACGGCGAGCCGTGCGGCTATCTTTCGGTCGAACGGCAGGGCGAGACGCTTTTCCATTTGCAGAAAATCTACGTCCTGCCCCGTTTTCAGGGCATCGGCGCCGGGGCGTTCCTCTTCCGGCACGCCGTGGAGTATATCCGGAGCGTGCAACCCGCGCCTTGTCTGATGGAACTCAACGTCAACCGCCGCAACCCCGCCCTGCATTTTTACGAACGCATGGGCATGCGCCGGCTGCGCGAAGGGGACTTCCCCATCGGCGGCGGTTACTACATGAACGATTATATCATGGGGTTGGAGATACGATGAAGGGTTGGCCGCGGCCGACCCTCTCTATTTCCCGTCCGTCTTGAACAGGTCCACTTCGCCCCGTTCGACCTTGCCGT of the Alistipes senegalensis JC50 genome contains:
- a CDS encoding zinc-dependent metalloprotease, with amino-acid sequence MRSLSKFCILLLTAGLLALPASGAAASKSKSKKKKTKTEEVAKPKTDKYTKMFVNDKSCVTAKGPFLTLHKLKGKLYAEVPLETIGREMLIASTISEASDTNLGTIGYKPKDPIHVKFTRIDTTLYLSEAPVPPLYDKNDPHMAKAISRSSLPAIITSFSFVCYNRDSSALVVDMTKFFAGDNAQLAPMSNSNNGLISITGKFKSEGSAIDQIKAFEDNVTIKSYLSYSVSASLLGLVSLKKDEPMTMKVTRTILLLPEEAMRPRLADDRIGIFLTGLSRIDGKKETIEDFSVINRWDLQPKDVEAWKRGELVEPVKPIVFYLDDAFPALWRDPIRRGVLRWNKAFEKIGFKNVMHIEDFPKDDPEFDPDNLKYSCIRYVPAAVANAMGPSWVDPRSGEIINASVLMYNDVVRLANTWRFVQTSQVDERVRGKELPDDVFQETLEYILAHEIGHTLGLMHNMAASSAFPVDSLRSASFTQKHGTTPSIMDYARFNYVAQPGDRGVKVTPPDLGPYDEYVIKYAYTPLPDKKDMFDEEKTIRGWIDEKVGDPIYRYGRQQLIARYDPTALEEDLGDDAMKAGDYGIANLKYILSHMEEWIPDEEDPDLTKRIRLYEAIAGQFARYVNAAMLNVGGIYLKQVNSNTPGGPQAVAVPKERQRAALKWVLAQMKDSSWLEQPALTEKLPLHVDLSSILRFNFCRAFFTYYKNVMLSSHISDNPYTPQEYMNDLYNIVFENTIKGRSLSPSERLIQRMFVDASADVAASEAKRLKLGGIAEAYAPSVDEIALLGLDDTGLVERYLTPLREAEEEHGKGFVASKLWNADALSHGYGWQYNVQLRSIDESRALFVSVNDRILKLLRSREKSASGETRAHYQGMIYVLERSMFPSQKN
- a CDS encoding endonuclease/exonuclease/phosphatase family protein, which gives rise to MGRKTVSDLLTGLAVVFTALLLVAAVLSWRASFVSPEAGNFWASIGLLMPVILLLNLAALVWWLLLRRWGVALMPVAALALNLGYVSAMIQLPDFDDEGPHDIRVATLNAYGFRRLGPTSVTARAIASMMNREHIDVACFQEFIDDRAFPPDSIARLFAPQMPYFVYRAGQAVLSRFPIVDHRYVRFPDSGNDYLQADVKVGDDTVRIFSVHLQTSGISGLRQRFRKDHGRDVPVERVIGELERNSRIRAQQVREIRAVIDSTHYPVIVAGDFNDTPSSYTYRRLKGDMTDGFRAVGNGFGGTFRYLGGVLRIDYIFYDDRFAGVGYYMPQDDVSDHKAVVAELRFRRI
- a CDS encoding thymidine kinase; this encodes MFLENASRKGWIEVICGSMFSGKTEELIRRLKRAKLAHQRVEIFKPRIDVRYSEEEVVSHDANAIRSTPVESPQNILLMTSDVDVVGIDEAQFFDDSIVDVCRQLANNGVRVIVAGLDMDYTGKPFGPMPALMATAEYVTKVHAICVRCGNLAHHSHRLTSDEKQVMLGAQDSYEAICRHCFNKLTNNGKA
- a CDS encoding DUF6567 family protein — translated: MKKLSFVAAIAAMGLMTSCATSAHLMSNRNVTQTNVELAQKNYRVIGTVEGSAKIGRVFGIGGISGKAIRANAYADMVKNAKLSGSQAIINTTTEVKQRGVAPFYWKTVVTTYGQVVEFTE
- a CDS encoding carbon starvation protein A, which translates into the protein MTTFLVCLALLVAAYFTYGRYLERLVDIDPAAETPCKRLYDGVDYVPLPRWRIFLIQLLNIAGLGPIFGAVLGAAYGPVAFLWITFGGIFMGAAHDFIAGVISLRHDGASLPETAGHYLGSGMKVVMRLFSAGLMILVGAVFLSQPASLIANRLDVPALEGIAFGNFSWLLLIILGVILVYYIAATLLPVDKIIGRIYPVFGFALLFMALGILVVLLFGGEYTIPEFTSFENCIADAKNFPIVPMLFTTIACGAISGFHATQSPLMARCMRSESESRSVFYGAMISESIIALIWAAIAMAFWGNVEGLNNAIAEYGGQAAVLVDVIANKTLGPVLAAFVILGVVACAITSGDTAFRSARLIVADFMGVEQRSLRKRIYICIPLFALGLLIIFGLPFQTMWSYFAWMNQTLAAVTLWMIVAYLRRRGRTVWPGLIPALLMTYVCASYIFVSPLMFGMQNRTAAYLLGGAVTLAVLVAMIFKLRNNDAESLS
- a CDS encoding ATP-binding protein, translated to MNRNNVIKPGWGLLCLCMLLAPLFVRSQETPERECILIVSSYNPDTRRMARFITEFEQQILALGIPCDICIETLECKGIADAALWMSLIDNMITRYESRSLRAVVLLGQEAWASFVSLGRIPEGVMCFCGFVSSNGVMLPPPPDSLQTWKPRSVEYQGMTDSLKTVGGMLNRYNIRRNVELIRSLYPQVENIALVTDNTYGGISLQALVREEWKHYPDLNLILVDSRQGEEAVHEAYASLPPRSAVMLGTWRVGCDGEYLMQRSLIELVQSNPRIPVFSITRTCIGDVAIGGYVPEYESGAPLIATQIKKYYDTGRIDDVHFHTSKNVYLFDSRKLKEWKIAEYALPKGSVVEDTIAAKLSKYSHYIELLMLGILLLVLLLLFVTWLLLRVQRLKRTLEEREGQLVVARERAEESDMLKSAFLANMSHEIRTPLNAIVGFSSLMQSEELSQEERAEYCDIVVNNSEMLLTLLNDILDISSLECGKIRFNYASEEIVQICQHALMTTAHTRQEGVEGRFECAVDSFMLTTDAHRLSQILINLLTNAGKFTSEGSITLGVEIDKEHGEVLFSVTDTGPGIPPDKQEMVFNRFEKLEGNKKKGTGLGLAICRQIAVIIGGRIWVDPTYTGGARFIFAHPLDIGTGRKGRKGK